One segment of Cystobacter fuscus DSM 2262 DNA contains the following:
- a CDS encoding SDR family NAD(P)-dependent oxidoreductase: protein MSNANKVVIITGASQGIGAELVRGYRAKGWSVVANSRSIKPGTFGDDPQVLTLDGDVGDARTARKLVAATVEKFGHVDSLVNNAGIFIAKPFTDYTAEDFTKKIGVNVAGFFYVTQAVIARLLEQGQGGHVVSVTTSLVDQPISGVPSVLASLTKGGIDAATRGLAIEYASRGIRVNAVSPGIIQTPMHAPETHATLAGLHPLGRMGRIDEIVQAVLYLEDAGFVTGETLHVDGGQHAGHW from the coding sequence ATGAGCAACGCCAACAAGGTCGTCATCATCACTGGAGCCTCGCAGGGCATCGGCGCCGAACTCGTCAGGGGTTATCGTGCGAAGGGTTGGAGCGTCGTCGCCAACTCGCGCTCGATCAAGCCCGGCACCTTCGGCGACGATCCCCAGGTCCTGACGCTCGACGGCGACGTCGGGGACGCGCGGACCGCCCGGAAGCTCGTCGCCGCCACCGTCGAGAAGTTCGGACACGTCGACAGTCTGGTCAACAATGCCGGCATCTTCATCGCCAAACCCTTCACCGACTACACGGCCGAGGACTTCACGAAGAAGATCGGCGTCAATGTCGCGGGCTTCTTCTACGTCACCCAAGCCGTGATCGCGCGGTTGCTGGAACAGGGCCAGGGCGGCCATGTGGTGAGTGTGACGACGTCGCTGGTGGACCAACCCATCTCCGGCGTTCCCTCGGTGCTCGCCTCACTGACCAAGGGGGGCATCGATGCCGCCACCCGCGGCCTCGCGATCGAATACGCGTCCCGGGGCATTCGCGTGAACGCGGTCTCCCCTGGCATCATCCAGACACCGATGCACGCCCCCGAGACCCACGCGACGCTCGCCGGGCTCCATCCGCTGGGCCGCATGGGGCGGATCGACGAGATCGTCCAGGCTGTTCTCTATCTCGAGGACGCGGGCTTCGTCACCGGCGAGACCCTGCACGTCGACGGCGGCCAGCACGCCGGTCACTGGTAA
- a CDS encoding tautomerase family protein: MPYINVKFTKGSATPEQKARIIEGMTQVLREVIDKAPSATFVVIDEVEYEDWGIGGLPVLEYWKRTGKTASASEES, from the coding sequence ATGCCATACATCAACGTCAAGTTCACCAAGGGCAGCGCGACCCCGGAACAGAAGGCCCGGATCATCGAGGGAATGACCCAGGTCCTGCGGGAGGTGATCGACAAGGCGCCCTCGGCGACCTTCGTCGTCATCGACGAGGTCGAATACGAGGACTGGGGGATCGGTGGCCTGCCCGTCCTCGAATATTGGAAGCGGACGGGAAAGACGGCGTCCGCGAGCGAGGAGTCCTGA
- a CDS encoding LysR family transcriptional regulator, whose product MDRIDAMRVFVSALDEGSLAAAGRVLGRSPATVTRAITFLESHVGVQLLHRTTRSIRLSEAGERYAAACRRILTDLEEADMLAAGERGAPRGLLTITAPLVSGSRILRPILDAFLELQPAVRARLLLLDRTVSLMDEGIDVGLRIAHLPDSSLVATRVGEVRKVLCASPSYLDSAAPIESPADLASHRCIQMSAFGQESWNFPPVRGASVARHVAIEPRLVVNTVEAAVESALEGRGITRVLSYQIADEVAAGRLRIILAEDEPTPLPVHLITPEGRLSVPKVRAFFDFAAPQLKAEFARRQRACAD is encoded by the coding sequence ATGGACCGTATCGACGCCATGCGCGTGTTCGTCTCCGCGCTCGATGAGGGAAGCCTGGCCGCCGCGGGCCGCGTCCTCGGACGTTCGCCCGCCACCGTCACGCGCGCCATCACCTTCCTGGAGAGCCACGTGGGCGTTCAGCTCCTGCACCGCACCACGCGCTCGATCCGCCTCAGCGAAGCCGGTGAGCGCTACGCGGCCGCGTGCCGCCGCATCCTGACCGACCTCGAGGAAGCCGACATGCTGGCGGCTGGCGAGCGCGGCGCGCCCCGAGGTCTTCTCACCATCACCGCCCCACTCGTCAGCGGCTCCCGCATCCTCCGTCCCATCCTCGACGCCTTTCTCGAACTGCAACCCGCGGTGAGGGCCCGCCTGCTGCTGCTCGATCGCACCGTCAGCCTCATGGACGAAGGCATCGACGTGGGCTTGCGCATCGCGCACCTGCCCGACTCCAGCCTCGTCGCCACGCGCGTGGGTGAAGTGCGCAAGGTGCTCTGTGCGTCGCCCTCCTATCTCGACTCGGCCGCGCCCATCGAGAGCCCGGCGGATCTCGCGAGCCATCGCTGCATCCAGATGAGCGCGTTCGGACAGGAGTCCTGGAACTTCCCCCCCGTGCGCGGCGCGAGCGTGGCCCGGCACGTGGCGATCGAACCGAGACTCGTGGTCAACACGGTGGAGGCGGCGGTGGAATCCGCGTTGGAGGGGCGCGGAATCACGCGCGTCCTCTCGTATCAGATCGCCGATGAGGTGGCCGCGGGCAGGCTCCGGATCATCCTGGCCGAGGACGAGCCCACGCCGCTCCCGGTGCATCTCATCACCCCGGAGGGGCGGCTGTCCGTGCCGAAGGTTCGCGCCTTCTTCGACTTCGCCGCCCCCCAACTCAAGGCGGAGTTCGCCCGCCGGCAGCGCGCCTGCGCGGACTGA
- a CDS encoding amidase translates to MSDSSRRWFLTQSVLGVAGAVVAGRAEAAPADAGTGAPAPAGSPPAFGTASSVGPEVNAATFEEASKLMRVTLTPAERAQAAGNWREMMAPLLERRTGPRRVALEPSLAPATRWDPALPGVKSAPSRNRFVRSKATGAPLPQKDEDIAFAPVSQLSRWVESRALSSERLTNIYLERLRRFDPKLECVITLTPELALEQARRADKEIAAGRYRGPLHGIPWGAKDLVDTAGIATTYGAEPFRNRIPTTDATVVDRLHRAGAVLVAKLSLGALALNDIWFGGETKNPWVLEEGASGSSAGPGSATAAACVGFSLGSETGGSIVSPSMRCGVAGLRPTYGRVPRTGAMTLSWTLDKLGPMARGVEDTLLVLSVLSGPDAGDGASVSSRLDFDATAGVKGLRVGYFPAWMEQSPATDVDRAALETLKGLGLTPVEVKLPDWPYSSLNVILFAEAAAAFEELTLEHGVDALAMQVPDAWPNLFRQSRFLSAVDFVQADRLRHKVAREMARIMGEVDLLLVPSLREEMLTVSNFTGHPSLTLRTGFVEVERARSDWAPNPSRPLPTFSPKRRVPHGVTLIGRLFDEGTLGRVGIALERASGVAGERPPGF, encoded by the coding sequence ATGTCGGATTCATCACGCAGGTGGTTCTTGACCCAGAGTGTGCTGGGAGTGGCGGGCGCGGTGGTGGCGGGCCGGGCGGAGGCGGCGCCTGCCGACGCGGGAACGGGCGCCCCGGCCCCGGCGGGCTCTCCGCCCGCGTTCGGCACCGCCTCGTCCGTGGGACCGGAGGTGAACGCGGCCACCTTCGAGGAGGCCAGCAAGTTGATGCGCGTCACCCTGACGCCGGCCGAGCGCGCGCAGGCGGCGGGCAACTGGCGCGAGATGATGGCTCCGTTGCTCGAGCGGCGCACGGGGCCGCGCCGGGTGGCGTTGGAGCCGTCGCTGGCTCCCGCGACGCGGTGGGATCCGGCGCTCCCGGGGGTGAAGAGCGCACCCTCGCGCAACCGCTTCGTCCGGAGCAAGGCCACGGGGGCGCCGCTGCCCCAGAAGGACGAGGACATCGCCTTCGCGCCCGTGTCCCAGCTCTCGCGGTGGGTGGAGTCGCGCGCCCTGTCGTCCGAGCGGCTCACGAACATCTACCTGGAGCGCCTGCGGCGCTTCGATCCGAAGCTCGAGTGCGTCATCACGCTCACGCCGGAGCTGGCGCTCGAGCAGGCACGGCGAGCGGACAAGGAGATCGCCGCGGGCCGGTATCGCGGGCCGCTGCACGGCATCCCCTGGGGGGCGAAGGATCTCGTCGACACGGCGGGCATCGCGACGACCTACGGCGCCGAGCCCTTCCGCAACCGGATTCCCACCACCGACGCGACGGTGGTGGACAGGCTGCACCGGGCGGGGGCGGTGCTCGTGGCGAAGCTGAGCCTGGGGGCGCTGGCGCTCAATGACATCTGGTTCGGGGGCGAGACGAAGAACCCCTGGGTGTTGGAGGAGGGCGCGTCGGGCAGCAGCGCGGGACCGGGGTCGGCGACGGCGGCGGCGTGCGTGGGCTTCTCGCTGGGGAGCGAGACGGGAGGCAGCATCGTCTCGCCGTCGATGCGCTGTGGGGTGGCGGGGCTGCGGCCCACGTATGGCCGCGTGCCGCGCACCGGGGCGATGACGTTGAGCTGGACGCTCGACAAGCTGGGGCCGATGGCGCGGGGGGTGGAGGACACGCTGCTGGTGCTCTCGGTGCTCTCCGGCCCCGACGCGGGGGATGGGGCGAGCGTGTCCTCGCGGCTCGACTTCGACGCCACCGCGGGGGTGAAGGGGTTGCGCGTGGGGTACTTCCCCGCGTGGATGGAGCAGAGCCCGGCGACGGACGTGGATCGGGCGGCGCTCGAGACGCTCAAGGGGCTGGGGTTGACGCCCGTCGAGGTGAAGCTGCCCGACTGGCCGTATTCCTCGCTCAACGTCATCCTCTTCGCCGAGGCGGCGGCGGCGTTCGAGGAGCTCACGTTGGAGCACGGCGTGGACGCGCTGGCCATGCAGGTGCCCGACGCGTGGCCGAACCTCTTCCGGCAGTCGCGCTTCCTGTCGGCGGTGGACTTCGTGCAGGCGGACCGGTTGCGGCACAAGGTGGCGCGGGAGATGGCGCGCATCATGGGGGAGGTGGATCTGCTGCTCGTGCCGTCGTTGCGCGAGGAGATGCTCACCGTGTCGAACTTCACGGGCCACCCCTCGCTGACGTTGCGCACGGGCTTCGTCGAGGTGGAGCGGGCGCGGAGCGACTGGGCGCCCAATCCCTCGCGGCCACTGCCCACGTTCTCGCCCAAGCGCCGCGTGCCGCATGGGGTCACGTTGATTGGGCGGCTCTTCGACGAGGGGACGCTGGGCCGGGTGGGGATCGCGCTGGAGCGGGCCTCGGGCGTCGCGGGCGAGCGGCCTCCGGGGTTCTGA
- a CDS encoding DUF3574 domain-containing protein: MSLTAVSRLSPLLVLALGLSLSACGGVPESACLVGSEQYRTELFFGMNRQNDAPVTDAEFNAFVDTLVTPRFRDGLTVYDADGQYLMDNGNLVQENSKVILLLHDGSAARSADINAIREEYKQRFHQESVLRIDSPSCVAFD, translated from the coding sequence ATGTCTCTCACCGCCGTCTCGCGCCTGTCCCCCCTCCTCGTGCTCGCCCTGGGCCTGAGCCTCTCCGCTTGTGGTGGCGTGCCCGAGAGTGCCTGCCTCGTCGGCTCGGAGCAGTACCGCACGGAGCTGTTCTTCGGCATGAATCGGCAGAACGACGCGCCCGTCACCGACGCCGAGTTCAACGCCTTCGTCGACACCCTGGTCACCCCCCGCTTCCGGGACGGGTTGACCGTGTACGACGCCGATGGCCAGTACCTCATGGACAACGGCAATCTCGTCCAGGAGAACAGCAAGGTCATCCTGTTGCTCCACGATGGCAGCGCCGCGCGCTCTGCGGACATCAACGCCATCCGCGAGGAGTACAAGCAGCGCTTCCACCAGGAGTCCGTGCTGCGCATCGACTCGCCCTCGTGCGTCGCCTTCGACTGA
- a CDS encoding type VI immunity family protein, with protein sequence MRIVFYMPHDHPELSLGVRHAIDSYIHAVGQGPQSINYVYFSHDEGMRLEEEQWSWVRRLLETTKRRSFPADYEPWERREIQKRSYERRLRFTGGEDSQNGYQLEYRARIPWQPAPERTMASVLTATLPIEFPEEHGPGLVRQLALDMASKLLFASGHVGLALELDWCLRPADNAFRAQVLRYPAIDLRAAWRHERWMGHHVDGVHWLNFLGPPTLTQLGGATALRSRLDSAGTTVVELDEQRVLVSLGERPEAGDLATGTSLPAYRELARVLEPWLEPLFLEQCWDSERDPRYTKLVLTEEEARRWWRRFLD encoded by the coding sequence GTGCGCATCGTCTTTTACATGCCACACGACCATCCTGAACTCTCTCTCGGGGTGCGCCACGCCATCGACAGCTACATTCACGCGGTGGGTCAGGGTCCCCAAAGCATCAATTACGTCTACTTCTCGCATGACGAGGGCATGCGCCTGGAGGAGGAGCAGTGGAGTTGGGTTCGCCGTCTCCTGGAGACGACGAAGCGCCGCTCATTCCCTGCTGATTACGAACCCTGGGAGCGGAGAGAAATCCAGAAGCGGAGCTATGAGCGAAGGCTTCGCTTCACCGGGGGAGAGGACAGCCAGAATGGCTACCAGCTCGAGTACCGGGCGCGCATCCCCTGGCAGCCCGCTCCAGAGCGAACGATGGCGAGCGTGCTCACGGCCACACTTCCCATAGAGTTCCCCGAAGAGCATGGCCCTGGTCTCGTGCGCCAGTTGGCCCTCGATATGGCTTCCAAGCTGTTATTCGCTTCCGGCCACGTAGGATTGGCCCTTGAGCTCGATTGGTGCCTTCGGCCCGCGGACAATGCCTTTCGCGCCCAGGTTCTGCGCTACCCGGCCATCGATCTGCGAGCGGCATGGCGCCACGAGCGGTGGATGGGCCATCACGTGGATGGAGTTCACTGGCTCAACTTCCTCGGACCTCCCACGCTCACTCAACTCGGAGGCGCAACCGCCTTGAGATCCCGGCTGGACTCCGCCGGGACGACGGTGGTGGAGCTAGACGAGCAGCGCGTCTTGGTCTCCCTCGGAGAGAGGCCGGAGGCGGGGGACCTGGCCACCGGGACGAGCCTTCCCGCCTACCGCGAACTCGCCCGGGTCCTGGAGCCCTGGCTCGAGCCGCTGTTCCTCGAGCAGTGCTGGGATTCCGAGAGAGACCCCCGGTACACGAAGCTTGTCCTCACCGAGGAGGAGGCTCGGCGCTGGTGGCGTCGCTTCCTTGACTGA